The following coding sequences lie in one Candidatus Eisenbacteria bacterium genomic window:
- a CDS encoding SDR family oxidoreductase gives MAELKGKTALVTGGTRGIGKAVALALADMGADIAINFFRSRDAAKAAVAEIEKKGVKGIALRANMGNPEQIPAMFQEIKSTFGKLDILVSNAALGHFGNVLDVNDKMWDVAMTTNAKALLYCSQEATKLMPGGGKIVALTSLGSHRYIPGYAAIGVSKAAIETLVRYLAYELASKGINVNGVSGGFIDTDSLKIFPSYDEIIKESTRRTPFARVGTPEEIANVVAFLCTGRASWVTGQIIIVDGGYTLG, from the coding sequence ATGGCCGAGCTGAAGGGAAAAACGGCGCTCGTCACGGGCGGGACCCGGGGGATCGGCAAGGCGGTCGCGCTCGCGCTCGCGGACATGGGCGCCGACATCGCGATCAATTTTTTCCGGAGTCGCGACGCCGCCAAGGCAGCGGTGGCCGAGATCGAGAAGAAGGGCGTCAAAGGGATCGCTCTCCGCGCGAACATGGGGAACCCGGAGCAGATTCCCGCGATGTTTCAGGAGATCAAGAGCACCTTCGGCAAGCTCGACATCCTCGTATCGAACGCCGCCCTCGGCCACTTCGGCAACGTCCTCGACGTGAACGACAAGATGTGGGACGTCGCCATGACCACCAACGCGAAGGCGCTCCTGTACTGCTCGCAGGAAGCCACCAAGCTGATGCCGGGCGGGGGGAAGATCGTCGCCCTGACGTCGCTCGGATCCCACCGCTACATCCCCGGCTATGCCGCGATCGGCGTTTCCAAGGCGGCCATCGAGACCCTCGTGCGCTACCTGGCTTACGAGCTGGCGTCGAAGGGGATCAACGTGAACGGGGTTTCGGGCGGATTCATCGACACCGATTCGCTGAAGATCTTCCCGTCGTACGACGAGATCATCAAGGAATCGACGCGGCGCACGCCGTTCGCCCGCGTCGGCACGCCCGAAGAGATCGCCAACGTCGTCGCGTTCCTCTGCACCGGCCGCGCCTCGTGGGTGACCGGGCAGATCATCATCGTCGACGGCGGATACACCCTGGGGTAA
- a CDS encoding cupin domain-containing protein — translation MGAKPGVNVVSISEKLGRFQEHWQPKIVGELNESYVKLVKFHGEFVWHHHEAEDELFFVVKGLLRMRLRDRDLLVRPGEFVIIPRGVEHLPVAEEEVHVLLFEPKSTLNTGNVSNERTVPKLERI, via the coding sequence ATCGGAGCGAAGCCCGGAGTCAACGTCGTCAGCATCTCCGAGAAGCTGGGGCGATTTCAGGAGCACTGGCAGCCGAAGATCGTGGGCGAGCTGAACGAATCGTACGTCAAGCTCGTGAAATTCCATGGCGAGTTCGTGTGGCACCACCACGAGGCGGAAGACGAGCTCTTCTTCGTGGTGAAGGGGTTGCTCCGGATGCGGCTCCGGGATCGGGATCTCTTGGTGCGCCCCGGCGAGTTCGTCATCATCCCCCGAGGCGTGGAGCACCTCCCCGTCGCCGAGGAGGAAGTCCACGTGCTCCTCTTCGAGCCGAAGTCGACCCTCAACACGGGGAACGTGTCGAACGAGCGGACGGTCCCGAAGCTCGAGCGAATCTAG
- a CDS encoding helix-turn-helix transcriptional regulator, translating to MQNERLTNTLRLHRARLGITQEELAERIGVSRKTINTIERERFVPSTVLALKLSRALGVPVEEIFRLEPQ from the coding sequence GTGCAGAACGAGCGCCTGACGAATACGCTTCGACTGCACCGGGCCCGGCTCGGCATCACCCAGGAGGAGCTCGCCGAGCGCATCGGGGTCAGCCGCAAGACCATCAATACGATCGAAAGAGAGCGCTTCGTCCCGTCGACCGTGCTCGCGCTCAAGCTCTCGCGGGCGCTTGGCGTTCCGGTCGAGGAGATCTTTCGCCTGGAGCCACAATGA
- a CDS encoding OsmC family peroxiredoxin, producing the protein MSPNEHHFACRLVWTGATKGGTTSYEAYSRECRVDIPGKPSIRASAAAEFRGDPSLPNPEDLLVASLSICHFLSYVALCARGGVNVIGYEDEALGTMSRFERGFHFTDVLLKPRVTIAAGSDADKAAALHVKAHETCFIANSVNFPVRHEPVISVAAPV; encoded by the coding sequence GTGAGTCCGAACGAGCATCATTTCGCTTGCCGCCTGGTCTGGACCGGGGCGACCAAGGGTGGAACAACAAGCTACGAGGCCTACTCGCGCGAGTGCCGCGTCGATATTCCTGGGAAGCCATCGATCCGGGCATCCGCCGCGGCCGAGTTCCGGGGCGACCCCTCGCTTCCGAATCCCGAGGACCTGCTTGTCGCCTCGCTTTCCATCTGCCACTTCCTTAGCTACGTGGCCCTCTGCGCGCGGGGCGGCGTCAACGTGATCGGCTACGAGGACGAGGCGCTGGGGACGATGTCGCGCTTCGAGCGGGGATTTCATTTCACCGACGTGTTGTTGAAACCGCGCGTCACGATCGCCGCAGGGTCGGACGCCGACAAGGCGGCGGCGCTCCATGTAAAGGCGCACGAAACGTGCTTCATCGCCAACTCGGTCAACTTCCCGGTCCGGCACGAGCCGGTCATCAGCGTGGCGGCGCCGGTCTAG
- a CDS encoding MFS transporter, protein MFRWIDTIFPRRALFQRDRRLLHLFLGRILASVGFSIVIPFLSLYLHGTRGVPMSAVGGVFFIAALAGAVGQIVGGELSDRRGRKFVLVSSQLIRVVAFFGFGLAVIARAPFVVFALLTSVSAFAGRMFEPPSGAMIADIADGHRRAEYYGVLRIGGNLGWALGPALGGFLAALSYSSLFLIAACVLLAGAVVMALKVEETSPRHRARTSEATPVSAPVPEVGPPTTLGKYRFQDVVETLRDKVFLRYCLVSLVLFTVTSQLISTLSVYAVEWAGLSKVDLGFLYALNGLMVVFLQFPAVRLTASMRLTSALALGAVLYGIGYGMMGLGGGLAFLSAAMFVTTLGEIVATPPSLNLVANFSGEATRGRYMGIFGLFNSFGWSMGPLVGGVLLDLTRGRPMVLWGTITGIAFLAAAGFLDVRRRIDTATDRNVEAAGTRAAMA, encoded by the coding sequence ATGTTTCGGTGGATCGACACTATTTTCCCTCGGCGGGCGCTCTTCCAGCGGGACCGGCGGCTGCTTCACCTCTTCCTCGGCCGGATCCTCGCCTCGGTCGGCTTCTCGATCGTCATCCCTTTCCTGAGCCTCTACCTCCACGGCACGCGCGGCGTGCCGATGAGCGCGGTCGGGGGCGTGTTCTTCATCGCGGCGTTGGCCGGCGCGGTCGGCCAAATCGTCGGCGGAGAGCTGAGCGACCGCCGCGGCCGCAAATTCGTGCTCGTCTCCTCGCAGCTCATCCGGGTCGTGGCCTTCTTCGGCTTTGGACTTGCCGTGATCGCGCGGGCCCCTTTCGTCGTATTCGCGCTCCTTACCTCGGTGAGCGCGTTCGCGGGCCGCATGTTCGAGCCGCCCTCCGGCGCCATGATCGCGGACATCGCCGATGGGCATCGCCGCGCCGAGTACTACGGTGTGCTCCGGATCGGCGGAAACCTCGGCTGGGCGTTGGGGCCGGCCCTGGGAGGGTTTCTCGCGGCCCTTTCCTATTCTTCCCTTTTTCTCATCGCGGCGTGCGTGCTTCTCGCCGGCGCCGTCGTAATGGCCCTGAAGGTAGAGGAGACGTCGCCGCGGCATCGCGCCCGCACGAGCGAGGCCACCCCCGTCTCCGCGCCGGTCCCGGAGGTGGGCCCTCCCACGACCCTGGGGAAATACCGGTTCCAGGACGTCGTCGAGACGCTGCGCGACAAGGTGTTCCTCCGCTATTGCCTCGTCTCGCTCGTCCTCTTCACAGTGACGTCGCAGCTCATCTCGACCCTCTCCGTCTATGCGGTGGAATGGGCCGGACTCTCCAAGGTGGATCTCGGCTTCCTCTACGCGCTCAACGGTCTGATGGTGGTCTTCCTCCAGTTCCCGGCGGTGCGGCTCACCGCCTCTATGCGCTTGACGTCGGCACTGGCGCTCGGCGCCGTGCTCTACGGAATCGGATACGGGATGATGGGGCTCGGAGGCGGCCTGGCGTTCCTCTCCGCGGCGATGTTCGTGACGACGCTGGGCGAGATCGTCGCCACGCCGCCATCGCTCAACCTCGTGGCCAACTTCTCAGGCGAGGCGACCCGGGGGCGCTACATGGGAATCTTCGGGCTGTTCAACTCGTTCGGATGGTCGATGGGCCCTCTCGTAGGCGGGGTGCTCCTCGACCTGACGCGGGGGAGGCCGATGGTGTTGTGGGGTACGATCACGGGGATCGCGTTCCTGGCGGCGGCCGGGTTCCTGGACGTGAGGCGCCGCATCGACACGGCCACCGATCGCAACGTGGAGGCAGCGGGCACGCGGGCCGCGATGGCCTGA
- the mscL gene encoding large conductance mechanosensitive channel protein MscL, with protein sequence MLGEFKAFLKQHNVVGLAVAVVIGGAVGKLVTALVADLIMPIIGALTPQGNWREAVIQVGNIKFAVGDFIGAFIDFVIIAAVIFIIVKTFLKEKPEKR encoded by the coding sequence ATGCTCGGTGAGTTCAAGGCGTTCCTGAAACAGCACAACGTCGTCGGGTTGGCGGTTGCGGTCGTGATCGGCGGCGCCGTCGGCAAGCTGGTGACCGCGCTCGTCGCCGACCTCATCATGCCGATCATCGGCGCGCTCACGCCGCAGGGAAACTGGCGCGAAGCGGTCATCCAAGTCGGAAACATCAAGTTCGCGGTCGGCGACTTCATCGGGGCATTCATCGACTTCGTCATCATCGCGGCCGTCATCTTCATAATCGTGAAGACCTTCTTGAAGGAAAAGCCCGAGAAGAGGTAA
- a CDS encoding CoA transferase subunit A: protein MDDLYPWRPPSRSDALPHYPARDKVMPLADAIRRHVSGGATVALGTCLEQMIPFAAAHEMIRQRIGDLTLVGPVSDIAFDQLIGAGLAQRVAAAWVGNVMMGSAYCFRRAAEQGKPRALEVVEFSNFTLAQSLHAAAIGAPFLPTRSALGSELVGRNPWLAPIENPLGGGPILAVKPLQPDVTIVHVQRADPHGNSVMWGSLGITADAARASRAVIVTAEEIVTPEQIRRDPNRVVVPGLVVAAVCEARWGAHPSPVQGYYRRDHEAYADYHRRTKTEDGYASWRAEWVDGVKDLGGYLAHLGNERVASLIPMEHHFAEPVDYGY from the coding sequence ATGGACGACCTCTACCCCTGGCGGCCGCCGTCGCGGTCGGATGCGCTCCCGCACTACCCGGCGCGCGACAAGGTGATGCCGCTCGCGGACGCGATCCGGCGCCACGTCTCAGGCGGCGCGACCGTCGCGCTCGGCACCTGTCTCGAGCAGATGATCCCGTTCGCGGCGGCGCACGAGATGATCCGGCAGCGGATCGGCGATCTCACCCTCGTGGGACCGGTCTCGGACATCGCCTTCGATCAGCTGATCGGCGCCGGGCTCGCGCAGCGGGTCGCCGCGGCTTGGGTAGGCAACGTCATGATGGGCTCGGCCTACTGCTTCCGGCGGGCCGCCGAGCAGGGGAAGCCGCGCGCGCTCGAGGTCGTCGAGTTCTCCAACTTCACGCTGGCCCAGTCGCTCCACGCCGCGGCGATCGGGGCGCCGTTTCTCCCGACGCGCTCAGCGCTGGGCTCGGAATTGGTCGGGCGGAACCCCTGGCTTGCCCCGATCGAGAACCCGCTCGGGGGCGGGCCGATCCTCGCCGTGAAGCCGCTTCAGCCCGACGTGACGATCGTCCACGTCCAGCGCGCGGATCCACACGGGAACTCTGTGATGTGGGGGAGCCTCGGCATCACGGCGGACGCAGCCCGAGCCTCGCGCGCCGTGATCGTGACCGCCGAGGAGATCGTGACCCCGGAGCAGATCCGGCGCGACCCCAACCGGGTCGTCGTACCCGGCCTGGTCGTGGCGGCTGTCTGCGAGGCGCGGTGGGGCGCGCACCCGTCGCCGGTCCAGGGCTATTACCGCCGCGACCATGAAGCGTATGCCGACTACCATCGCCGCACGAAGACCGAGGATGGCTACGCCTCGTGGCGCGCGGAGTGGGTGGATGGCGTTAAGGATCTCGGCGGCTATTTAGCGCACCTCGGGAACGAGCGCGTCGCGTCGCTCATCCCGATGGAGCACCACTTCGCCGAGCCGGTCGACTATGGCTACTAG
- the pabB gene encoding aminodeoxychorismate synthase component I codes for MATRASGAVDAGLVEAAEDSTFRVAPVVVPCVRAIPSGWNPLRALAAVEDLPDTLFLESGGAVGVGSEWTILAFDPVWRLELRDGALRRVEGSRVETLEGDPLVALAQAWPEAATLEPRPPVPFTSGLAGYLAYELKDWIERYPRNAAREIDLPDLSLGFYDVVWAWNRGTGEAWCVSTGLPERDAGIGETRARERLLNQWGILEPAQSSAATRSQSAAPRSASAPIARLHQPGVTSNFTRDAYLRMVERALEHIAAGDIYQVNLAQRFLVEPAPPLPELYRSLREVSPAPFLAYLSLTDGGIASSSPERFFRIEGDRIETWPIKGTRPRGATPTEDQELQAALRVSPKDRAENVMIVDLERNDLGRICEIGSIRVPALFEISSHSNVHHLVSRVEGRVRPGVTPVDLIRALFPGGSITGAPKIRAVEIIDDLEPVQRGVYTGAIGYWDVSGDCDWNIAIRTIVAAGGAATFHAGGGIVADSTPEAEYEETLVKARGMMRALGVTWKG; via the coding sequence ATGGCTACTAGGGCGTCGGGGGCTGTCGATGCGGGGCTCGTCGAGGCCGCAGAGGATTCAACCTTCCGCGTCGCGCCGGTCGTTGTGCCGTGCGTGCGCGCTATCCCGTCCGGCTGGAATCCTCTGCGAGCGCTCGCCGCGGTGGAGGATCTCCCGGACACGCTCTTCCTCGAGAGCGGCGGGGCGGTCGGCGTGGGCAGCGAGTGGACGATCCTGGCGTTCGATCCCGTCTGGAGATTGGAGCTTCGCGATGGCGCGCTGCGGCGCGTGGAGGGCTCGCGGGTCGAGACGCTCGAGGGGGATCCTTTGGTCGCGCTGGCCCAGGCGTGGCCCGAAGCGGCGACGCTCGAGCCGCGGCCGCCCGTCCCCTTCACCTCGGGGCTCGCCGGATACCTCGCCTACGAGCTGAAAGATTGGATCGAGCGCTATCCCCGGAACGCGGCGCGCGAGATCGATCTCCCCGATCTTTCCCTCGGTTTCTACGACGTCGTCTGGGCCTGGAATCGCGGAACCGGGGAGGCGTGGTGCGTCTCCACGGGACTTCCCGAGAGGGATGCCGGCATTGGTGAAACGCGGGCTCGGGAGCGGCTTCTCAACCAGTGGGGGATATTGGAGCCTGCCCAGTCAAGCGCCGCGACGCGCAGTCAATCCGCCGCGCCGCGCAGCGCCTCCGCGCCGATCGCGCGCCTCCACCAACCAGGCGTCACCTCCAATTTCACCCGCGACGCCTATCTTCGGATGGTCGAGCGCGCGCTCGAGCACATCGCGGCCGGGGATATCTATCAGGTGAATCTGGCTCAGCGATTCCTCGTGGAGCCCGCGCCACCGCTGCCCGAGCTCTATCGGTCGCTCCGCGAGGTGTCGCCCGCGCCGTTCCTTGCGTACCTCTCCCTCACTGACGGTGGGATCGCCAGCTCTTCTCCAGAGAGATTCTTCCGTATCGAGGGCGATCGGATCGAAACTTGGCCGATCAAGGGCACGCGGCCCCGGGGCGCGACTCCCACAGAGGACCAGGAGCTCCAGGCCGCCCTTCGGGTGAGCCCAAAGGACCGAGCCGAGAACGTGATGATCGTCGACCTCGAGCGAAACGACCTCGGCCGGATCTGCGAAATCGGCTCGATCCGGGTTCCAGCGCTCTTCGAGATCTCGAGCCACTCGAACGTTCACCACCTTGTCTCACGCGTGGAGGGTCGCGTCAGGCCCGGGGTCACGCCGGTCGATCTCATCCGAGCGCTCTTCCCGGGCGGCTCCATCACCGGAGCCCCCAAGATCCGCGCCGTCGAGATCATCGATGACCTGGAGCCGGTGCAGCGAGGCGTCTACACCGGCGCCATCGGCTACTGGGATGTCTCGGGCGACTGCGACTGGAACATCGCCATTCGGACCATCGTCGCGGCCGGCGGAGCGGCCACGTTCCACGCCGGCGGCGGCATCGTGGCCGACTCGACCCCCGAGGCCGAGTACGAGGAGACTCTCGTCAAAGCGCGCGGGATGATGCGGGCGCTAGGAGTAACCTGGAAGGGATAG
- a CDS encoding zinc-dependent alcohol dehydrogenase family protein — protein MKAMILDRPAPISSSPLALLETAEPQPGSGEVRVRVRACGICRTDLHVIEGDLPAKRLPLIPGHQVVGIVDRAGPGAKRFRVGDRIGIAWLRHACGKCAYCSAGKENLCESSLYTGYHANGGYAEYAVVPEAFAYAIPPVFADAEATPLLCSGIIGYRALMRAEVPRGGTLGVWGFGSSAHITIQIALARGCRVYVATRGEKHQALAREMGATWVGGAADPLPVKVDGGILFAPAGELVPVALRSIEKGGALAVAGIWLSPIPALDYERELFYERNLRSVTANTRADGEALLKEAAAISLRPRVTPFPLAEANQGLDQLKRDQLNGTGVLVVEC, from the coding sequence ATGAAGGCCATGATCCTCGATCGCCCCGCCCCGATCTCATCCTCGCCCCTCGCCCTCCTCGAGACCGCCGAACCCCAGCCTGGTTCCGGTGAAGTTCGGGTCCGCGTCCGCGCCTGCGGGATCTGCCGGACCGACCTCCACGTGATCGAGGGAGATCTCCCCGCCAAACGCCTTCCGCTCATTCCCGGCCACCAGGTTGTCGGGATCGTCGACCGTGCCGGTCCAGGGGCGAAGCGATTTCGCGTCGGCGATCGGATCGGGATCGCGTGGCTGCGCCACGCTTGCGGGAAGTGCGCCTACTGCTCGGCTGGCAAGGAAAATCTCTGCGAGTCGTCGCTCTATACGGGCTACCACGCGAACGGCGGTTATGCCGAGTACGCCGTCGTACCCGAGGCGTTCGCGTACGCGATTCCGCCGGTATTCGCCGACGCGGAGGCGACGCCGCTCCTCTGCTCGGGAATCATCGGCTATCGGGCGCTCATGCGGGCGGAGGTCCCGCGAGGGGGGACGCTGGGAGTTTGGGGCTTCGGTTCGAGCGCTCACATTACGATCCAGATCGCGCTTGCGCGAGGTTGCCGCGTCTACGTCGCGACCCGGGGTGAGAAGCACCAAGCGCTGGCGCGCGAGATGGGTGCGACCTGGGTGGGCGGAGCGGCTGATCCCCTCCCGGTCAAGGTGGACGGCGGGATCCTCTTCGCCCCGGCGGGGGAGCTCGTGCCGGTGGCGCTACGATCGATCGAGAAGGGCGGCGCCCTTGCGGTCGCCGGGATCTGGCTCAGTCCGATCCCGGCGCTTGACTACGAGCGGGAGCTCTTCTACGAGCGGAATTTGCGGAGCGTGACGGCCAACACGCGCGCGGACGGAGAGGCGCTCCTCAAGGAAGCGGCCGCGATTTCACTCCGTCCGCGCGTCACGCCGTTCCCCCTGGCGGAAGCGAACCAGGGGCTGGACCAGCTCAAGCGTGACCAACTCAACGGAACCGGCGTGTTGGTCGTCGAATGTTGA
- a CDS encoding CoA-transferase: protein MVLRAAREIQEGETVFVGTRLPLLAYLVAKATHAPGAVALYENGLIREEAARELLFTMGDPPNILGATSATSTLDVMGMMQAGRVDLGLLGAAEVDRFGNLNSTEVVDDAGRPVRLPGSGGAADIMALARRTVVLVPQEKRRLVEAVHFRTSPGRGDGPGFRERVGLPPGGPSAIITTHAVFRFDHKIAEAYLAELFEGVSVDHLLVRMGWAPRIAQPVGMTKPFSEEEIGALRRLDPDGFWTGSGDSDIVARPRSN from the coding sequence ATGGTGCTCCGGGCGGCCCGTGAAATTCAGGAGGGGGAGACCGTGTTCGTCGGAACGCGTCTCCCCCTTCTCGCTTATCTGGTCGCGAAGGCGACCCACGCCCCAGGCGCCGTCGCCCTCTACGAGAACGGCCTGATCCGCGAGGAAGCGGCCCGCGAGCTCCTCTTCACGATGGGCGATCCCCCGAACATCCTCGGCGCGACCAGCGCGACATCGACGCTCGACGTGATGGGCATGATGCAGGCGGGCCGCGTCGATCTCGGGCTCCTCGGCGCGGCGGAAGTGGACCGGTTCGGGAATCTGAACTCCACCGAAGTGGTGGACGACGCCGGGAGGCCGGTGCGGCTCCCGGGGAGCGGCGGCGCCGCGGACATCATGGCGCTGGCGCGCCGCACGGTGGTGCTGGTCCCCCAGGAGAAACGGCGCCTCGTCGAGGCGGTCCACTTCCGGACCTCCCCCGGGCGGGGCGACGGCCCGGGGTTTCGCGAGCGCGTCGGCCTTCCTCCGGGAGGGCCGAGCGCGATCATCACGACGCACGCCGTCTTCCGCTTCGACCACAAGATCGCAGAGGCCTACCTGGCGGAGCTCTTCGAGGGGGTGAGCGTGGATCACCTGCTCGTCCGGATGGGATGGGCCCCGCGGATCGCGCAGCCCGTCGGGATGACCAAGCCGTTCTCAGAGGAGGAGATCGGCGCGCTCCGGCGCCTCGACCCTGACGGTTTCTGGACGGGCTCGGGGGATTCAGATATAGTCGCGCGTCCTCGCAGCAACTGA
- a CDS encoding enoyl-CoA hydratase/isomerase family protein, whose product MSPPSSDLCRYRVESGIAVLELNDPPANTYTYEMMRALDEAILKARFDEKVHVILLRGAGDKFFCAGANIKMLQTVDPVFKYFFCLHANETLNRLEQTPKLVIAALNGHCVGGGLEIAMAADIRLAKKNAGKIGLPEVTLGVLPGTGGTQRLARLIGKARSIELMATGATFAFEDAHAMGLVNHIFEAESFDAKVMEYARQFLPPAKASKAVGRIKRAVQSGLEVSFSESLAIERELQQQLFTSEDAKEGLTAYVEKRPAKFSGK is encoded by the coding sequence ATGTCGCCACCGTCGAGCGACCTCTGCCGTTACCGAGTCGAGAGCGGCATCGCCGTCCTCGAGCTGAACGATCCGCCGGCCAACACGTACACCTACGAGATGATGCGCGCATTGGACGAGGCGATCTTGAAGGCGCGTTTCGACGAGAAGGTGCACGTCATCCTGCTGCGCGGCGCGGGAGACAAGTTCTTCTGCGCTGGCGCGAACATCAAGATGCTCCAGACCGTGGACCCGGTCTTCAAGTACTTCTTCTGCCTCCACGCGAACGAGACGTTGAATCGCCTGGAGCAGACGCCGAAGCTGGTGATCGCGGCCCTCAACGGTCACTGCGTGGGCGGCGGCTTGGAGATCGCGATGGCTGCGGATATCCGGCTCGCCAAGAAGAACGCGGGAAAGATCGGCCTCCCCGAGGTCACGCTCGGCGTGCTCCCCGGCACCGGCGGCACGCAGCGCCTCGCGCGCTTGATCGGCAAGGCCCGTTCGATCGAGCTCATGGCGACCGGCGCGACGTTCGCGTTCGAGGACGCACACGCGATGGGCCTCGTGAACCACATCTTCGAGGCGGAGAGCTTCGACGCGAAGGTGATGGAGTACGCGCGGCAGTTCCTCCCGCCCGCCAAGGCCTCGAAGGCCGTGGGCCGCATCAAGCGCGCCGTCCAATCCGGCCTCGAAGTTTCGTTCAGCGAGTCCCTGGCGATCGAGCGTGAGCTCCAGCAGCAGCTCTTCACGAGCGAGGACGCCAAGGAGGGACTCACCGCCTACGTGGAGAAGCGCCCCGCGAAGTTCAGCGGCAAGTAG
- a CDS encoding aldehyde dehydrogenase family protein: MPAPLLASGGKLLIGAEWREAVSGKRFRTLNPATAEPIAEIAEGDAADIDLAVQAAKQALAGPWGKMSAADRGKILWRLGDLLMRHVEQVGRLETLDTGKPITESTKIDVPLAADVFYYNAGAATKLEGSTIPVSGPFFNYTLREPLGVVGLIVPWNFPLLIASRKVAPALAAGNCVVLKPAEETPLTALRLGELALEAGLPPGVLNVVPGFGPTAGAALVAHTGVAGIAFTGETTTGQLIMQNAAKTLKKVSLELGGKSPNIVFDDADLEAAGRGAMSAIFYNKGEVCTAGSRLFVAKDVHQALLEKVVERSQKLVQGDPLDPKTRLGAQVSQTQIDKIGRYVEIGKKEGAKLVLGGEPAKIGDGRGYFWKPTIFDGVRNSMTIAREEIFGPVLSVIEFDDFDSAIAQANDSAYGLAAAVWTRDIKKAHRAARALHAGTVWINTFNLYDAASPYGGYKASGFGRESGMAGLDFYTQTKSVWVDLS; the protein is encoded by the coding sequence ATGCCGGCCCCGCTGCTTGCGTCCGGCGGCAAGCTCCTGATCGGCGCCGAGTGGCGGGAGGCGGTCTCGGGAAAGCGCTTCCGCACGCTGAATCCGGCGACGGCGGAGCCGATCGCCGAGATCGCCGAGGGTGACGCCGCCGACATCGACCTCGCGGTTCAGGCCGCGAAGCAGGCGCTCGCCGGGCCGTGGGGGAAGATGTCCGCGGCCGATCGCGGGAAGATTCTCTGGCGCCTCGGCGACCTCCTGATGAGGCACGTCGAGCAGGTCGGCCGCCTCGAGACGCTCGATACCGGGAAGCCGATTACCGAGTCAACCAAGATCGACGTCCCGCTCGCGGCCGACGTGTTCTACTACAACGCGGGCGCCGCCACGAAGCTCGAGGGGAGCACGATCCCGGTGAGCGGCCCCTTCTTCAACTACACCCTCCGCGAGCCGCTCGGCGTCGTGGGGCTCATCGTCCCTTGGAATTTCCCGCTCCTGATCGCGTCGCGGAAGGTGGCGCCCGCGCTCGCCGCCGGCAACTGCGTCGTCTTGAAGCCCGCCGAGGAGACGCCGCTGACAGCGTTGCGTCTGGGAGAGCTCGCGCTCGAAGCCGGTCTTCCGCCCGGGGTCCTGAACGTCGTTCCCGGGTTCGGCCCCACCGCGGGCGCCGCCCTCGTCGCGCATACCGGTGTCGCGGGGATCGCCTTTACCGGCGAGACCACCACCGGCCAGCTCATCATGCAGAACGCTGCGAAGACGCTGAAGAAGGTCTCCCTCGAGCTGGGCGGAAAGTCGCCCAACATCGTGTTCGACGACGCCGACCTCGAGGCCGCCGGTCGCGGCGCGATGAGCGCGATCTTCTACAACAAGGGCGAGGTCTGCACCGCCGGCTCGCGCCTCTTCGTCGCGAAGGACGTACACCAAGCCCTCCTCGAGAAGGTCGTCGAGCGCTCCCAGAAGCTCGTGCAGGGCGACCCGCTGGATCCGAAGACGCGGCTCGGGGCCCAGGTGTCCCAGACCCAGATCGACAAGATCGGACGTTACGTCGAGATCGGAAAGAAGGAAGGGGCGAAGCTCGTGCTGGGCGGGGAGCCGGCCAAGATCGGCGACGGTCGGGGTTATTTCTGGAAGCCGACGATCTTCGACGGCGTCCGTAATTCGATGACGATCGCCCGCGAGGAGATCTTCGGGCCGGTCCTCTCCGTGATCGAGTTCGACGATTTCGATTCGGCGATCGCGCAGGCGAACGACTCCGCCTACGGGCTCGCCGCGGCCGTCTGGACCCGCGACATCAAGAAGGCCCACCGCGCCGCGCGCGCCCTCCACGCGGGGACCGTCTGGATCAACACCTTCAATCTCTACGACGCCGCCTCGCCGTACGGCGGCTACAAAGCCTCCGGCTTCGGCCGCGAGTCGGGGATGGCCGGGCTCGACTTCTACACCCAGACCAAGAGCGTCTGGGTCGACTTGAGCTAG